From Candidatus Eisenbacteria bacterium, one genomic window encodes:
- a CDS encoding toll/interleukin-1 receptor domain-containing protein: protein MPRKPEFTPYDGNDPFIFVSYAHRRPEDRPVQGDQYDEDIVFDDLEMIHRHGFRIWYDEGIHPAMLFMEIIRERLLRCDLFVIFSSPLSMTRDFVVMEMNIALDRRERENLPILPVFLSPDFRPYDPAHYLLKNTHSIERYGPAFAIDPYMLKLVHTLNDLAPQTRLDPIDRDSQTLGIGYLPTYDDIVEGVTALSKVEQERRREKFVIEFRNAMPEPDSYTMDDVFQLTSEVTGAIPRLREIPVARSQAAQPSNLLGKPLSIRHAFVAPLRLVTGLITRLDANWPPLVRSYGNLVRKDKMNKLDDLHYFIEFCWLAWGPSVSTAQMMREKGRFVVLQAAFGDEANSLPLILPRSTWRTFTRKTGIRLERGRPSRLTNALIVKPGADDFFAELREHELFRDVFRDPKEVALYLPCEETGLLAGGLEPLPNTDDAFYSTAYVWLMLEQTDSKGVPPAELTPGMVIPFFEHANLAPGKSLDFLQHCLVRKALHHVLLCARDKDYGKDGYYRFATALFPEQILEIFDAEIARFKRSDQEIISARLVIPKQSSAWRTPVEVINFADAVSEDIKRALAHTEEC from the coding sequence ATGCCACGCAAGCCAGAATTCACGCCCTATGACGGGAATGATCCATTTATCTTTGTGAGCTACGCCCATCGGCGGCCGGAAGATCGTCCGGTTCAGGGCGACCAGTATGATGAGGATATCGTTTTCGATGATTTGGAAATGATCCACAGGCATGGTTTTAGGATCTGGTATGATGAAGGGATTCATCCAGCCATGCTGTTCATGGAAATTATACGAGAGAGGCTCCTGCGTTGCGACCTTTTTGTGATTTTTTCGTCTCCCTTGTCAATGACGCGCGATTTTGTTGTTATGGAAATGAATATCGCACTCGACCGGAGAGAAAGAGAAAATCTCCCGATTCTGCCCGTGTTCTTATCACCGGATTTTCGTCCATATGACCCCGCCCATTACCTGTTGAAAAATACCCATAGCATAGAAAGATACGGACCGGCCTTCGCCATCGATCCATACATGCTGAAACTCGTGCATACTCTCAATGACCTCGCGCCACAAACACGACTTGACCCTATTGATCGTGACAGCCAAACCCTGGGCATTGGATATCTTCCCACCTATGATGATATCGTCGAGGGAGTGACAGCCTTGAGCAAAGTGGAACAGGAAAGGCGGCGAGAGAAATTTGTGATCGAATTTCGCAATGCGATGCCTGAACCTGACTCATATACGATGGATGATGTATTCCAGCTGACGTCAGAGGTGACCGGCGCAATTCCGAGACTGCGAGAGATCCCCGTTGCACGAAGCCAGGCCGCGCAGCCTTCCAACCTGCTCGGCAAGCCGCTGTCGATCCGTCATGCGTTTGTTGCGCCGCTGAGGTTGGTTACCGGCCTCATCACCAGGTTGGATGCGAACTGGCCGCCGCTGGTAAGAAGCTACGGTAATCTGGTCCGCAAGGATAAGATGAACAAGCTGGATGATCTCCACTACTTCATCGAATTCTGCTGGCTTGCGTGGGGCCCATCGGTGAGTACTGCCCAGATGATGCGGGAGAAAGGTCGATTCGTGGTACTGCAGGCGGCGTTTGGGGATGAAGCGAATTCGCTCCCCCTCATACTTCCAAGATCAACCTGGAGGACATTCACGCGCAAAACCGGGATCCGCCTTGAGCGCGGAAGACCAAGCAGGCTCACAAACGCGCTTATCGTCAAACCCGGCGCTGATGATTTCTTTGCCGAGCTGCGTGAGCATGAACTCTTCCGTGATGTATTCCGTGACCCCAAAGAGGTTGCCCTGTACTTGCCGTGCGAAGAGACGGGCCTGTTGGCAGGCGGACTCGAGCCCTTGCCGAATACCGACGATGCCTTCTATAGCACTGCGTACGTCTGGCTGATGCTGGAACAGACTGACTCGAAAGGCGTCCCGCCTGCGGAACTCACCCCGGGAATGGTTATTCCGTTCTTCGAACATGCCAATTTGGCTCCGGGCAAGAGTCTCGACTTTTTGCAGCACTGCCTGGTTCGCAAGGCACTGCACCATGTTCTTCTTTGCGCCAGAGACAAAGATTACGGCAAGGACGGTTATTACCGATTCGCCACAGCGCTGTTCCCTGAACAAATACTGGAAATTTTTGATGCTGAGATCGCGCGGTTCAAGCGCTCCGACCAGGAGATTATCAGTGCGCGACTCGTTATTCCCAAACAAAGCTCAGCATGGCGCACACCTGTGGAAGTTATCAATTTCGCTGATGCGGTGAGCGAGGACATTAAGCGGGCTTTGGCTCACACGGAAGAATGTTAG
- a CDS encoding formylglycine-generating enzyme family protein, whose amino-acid sequence MIIVPAGDFIMGDGASYCGANEREVTLTRDFHLGQHQVTNQEYMEMVQWAYGNGYVTATTASLRDNLDGSAQELLDLDNVNCEIQFNGAGTFYLRESPSSYAQSAYPGGYDPANHPVMMVTWFGAARFCDWLSLQEDLPRAYEHNGDWSCNSGDPYGARGYRLATDVEWEYAAQWNDERIYPWGNEYPDCSRANFRQYFDDFCVGWTTPVGTYADAPEALGLSDMGICWIGAMIGLCAAWDRIR is encoded by the coding sequence ATGATCATTGTGCCCGCGGGGGACTTCATCATGGGCGACGGAGCGTCCTACTGCGGAGCGAACGAACGCGAGGTTACCCTGACGCGCGATTTCCATCTGGGCCAGCACCAAGTCACAAACCAGGAATACATGGAGATGGTTCAGTGGGCGTATGGCAACGGCTATGTGACGGCCACGACCGCTTCGCTGCGGGACAATCTGGACGGAAGCGCTCAGGAACTGCTGGACCTCGATAATGTCAACTGCGAGATCCAATTTAATGGAGCGGGAACGTTCTATCTTCGAGAATCCCCCTCAAGCTATGCACAGAGTGCTTATCCCGGGGGATACGATCCGGCGAATCACCCGGTCATGATGGTGACCTGGTTCGGAGCCGCACGTTTTTGCGATTGGCTGAGCTTGCAGGAAGATTTGCCCCGTGCCTATGAGCACAATGGCGATTGGTCATGCAACAGCGGGGATCCCTATGGGGCGCGAGGCTACCGCCTGGCGACGGATGTCGAGTGGGAATACGCGGCGCAGTGGAACGATGAGCGGATATATCCTTGGGGCAATGAGTACCCTGATTGCAGCCGGGCCAATTTCCGCCAGTATTTTGATGACTTCTGTGTGGGCTGGACCACACCCGTCGGGACCTATGCCGATGCGCCGGAAGCGTTGGGTCTTTCGGACATGGGAATCTGTTGGATTGGTGCAATGATTGGTTTGTGTGCAGCCTGGGATCGGATCCGGTGA
- a CDS encoding T9SS type A sorting domain-containing protein has translation MCSLGSDPVTDPTGPSSGTTRMLRGGSWLVYISSMQCANRVYYVPTTAAVSFGFRVTRTVDTSHTDGNPDWNHPGLVLWSIQPNPFTTSTRITYTVPNEASGKPALLSVYDITGRLVRLINGTVQPAGQYSVRWNGDDDSGRGAAAGMYFLRLEVGATISTRPMLIVR, from the coding sequence GTGTGCAGCCTGGGATCGGATCCGGTGACCGACCCGACGGGCCCCTCAAGCGGGACCACCCGCATGCTTCGTGGTGGTTCTTGGTTGGTCTATATCAGCAGCATGCAGTGCGCTAATCGGGTCTATTACGTGCCGACCACCGCTGCCGTCAGCTTTGGTTTTCGGGTTACCAGAACTGTCGACACGTCCCATACGGACGGTAATCCAGACTGGAATCACCCTGGGCTGGTTCTTTGGAGTATTCAACCCAACCCGTTCACCACCTCCACGCGGATCACTTACACGGTTCCGAATGAGGCAAGCGGAAAGCCTGCGCTGCTCAGCGTCTACGACATCACCGGCCGTTTGGTGCGTCTAATAAACGGCACCGTCCAACCTGCTGGACAATACAGTGTGCGCTGGAATGGGGACGACGACTCAGGACGCGGCGCGGCGGCGGGGATGTACTTCCTCAGGCTCGAGGTTGGCGCAACGATCTCCACCAGACCCATGCTGATAGTACGCTAA
- a CDS encoding superoxide dismutase, translating into MSWELPKLGYDYGDLEPHIDAKTMEIHHTKHHQAYINNALAALEKHPELKLKSAEQLISDLSAVPETIQTAIRNNAGGHANHSLFWTVIGPNAGGSPQGALLTAIEAVFGQFDSFRQQFETAAKTRFGSGWAWLSRKSDGGLVVSSTPNQDSPLSEGMTPILCLDVWEHAYYLNYQNRRPDYIAAFWNLVNWGEVARRFKAAP; encoded by the coding sequence ATGTCCTGGGAACTTCCAAAACTCGGTTACGATTATGGTGACCTTGAACCTCATATCGACGCCAAAACGATGGAGATTCATCACACAAAACACCATCAGGCGTACATCAACAATGCGCTGGCCGCCCTGGAAAAACATCCTGAACTGAAACTGAAATCGGCCGAGCAACTGATCTCGGACCTCAGCGCGGTGCCCGAGACGATCCAGACCGCGATTCGCAACAACGCCGGCGGACACGCCAACCATTCGCTGTTCTGGACCGTGATAGGCCCCAATGCTGGCGGCTCCCCGCAGGGCGCCCTACTGACCGCGATCGAAGCCGTTTTCGGCCAATTCGATTCCTTCAGGCAACAGTTCGAGACGGCCGCCAAAACGCGGTTCGGCAGCGGCTGGGCTTGGCTGTCGCGCAAATCAGACGGCGGCCTGGTGGTCTCTTCCACGCCCAACCAAGATTCTCCGCTCTCTGAGGGTATGACGCCGATCCTCTGCCTCGACGTGTGGGAACACGCCTACTACCTGAACTACCAGAACCGGCGGCCGGATTATATAGCGGCCTTTTGGAATCTGGTCAACTGGGGCGAGGTCGCCCGCCGGTTCAAAGCGGCCCCCTGA